Proteins encoded in a region of the Pocillopora verrucosa isolate sample1 chromosome 11, ASM3666991v2, whole genome shotgun sequence genome:
- the LOC131795358 gene encoding uncharacterized protein isoform X1: MYELGSTKRETTYKEKEAFYSRICQVAADGGEKTENRRGFSIYWLGELKMDKNYEEEGMKESVFYRKTRAQQEAALKKFHNLPVKTVDIIPIDLENTNEADTMSPLSLPLEDFGIIRVPFSILARMYHRASLILARKEENIHPDPGRGDNFPRYVANEAIDAPSYAVCKKRTVRRGTYYVCSGTCIDFKAYDICAHTLAVAEMGRSLTEFVHCYKTTNQRPPNVDALIHMDLPPGRRSKKTKATQRRKGATNKKREEVVESYTNTSPTDQSASNPASTLVRSSGNRGTEKEAEKTTTQKDIEEPQSNSPNTSTPAVQEGSFQLSLLKRCSPLVRCYGCKGVLKLRRGEDFFYSQPTRRPRHNIKHQTGLLAEWRA, encoded by the exons ATGTATGAACTCGGTTCTACAAAGAGAGAAACaacttacaaggaaaaggaagcttTCTATTCCCGAATTTGCCAGGTTGCTGCAGACGGTGGTGAAAAGACAGAGAACAGAAGAGGATTTAGCATTTATTGGCTCGGAGAGCtaaaaatggacaaaaattACGAGGAAGAGGGAATGAAGGAGTCTGTCTTTTACAGGAAGACGAGAGCGCAACAAGAAGCGGCGCTCAAAAAATTTCACAATCTCCCAGTAAAGACAGTTGACATAATTCCTATCGACCTGGAAAACACAAATGAAGCGGACACAATGTCACCATTGAGTTTGCCTCTAGAAGATTTTGGCATTATCCGGGTTCCCTTCAGTATTCTAGCACGTATGTACCATCGTGCATCGTTGATTTTGGCgcgcaaagaagaaaatatccATCCCGATCCTGGAAGAGGGGACAATTTTCCACGTTATGTGGCAAACGAGGCAATTGATGCTCCATCGTATGCAGTTTGCAAGAAACGTACCGTGCGACGTGGAACATATTATGTGTGCAGCGGCACTTGTATCGATTTTAAAGCGTATGACATTTGTGCTCATACTTTAGCTGTGGCTGAAATGGGTCGTTCATTGACTGAGTTCGTTCATTGTTACAAGACAACGAACCAAAGGCCTCCTAACGTGGATGCCTTGATTCACATGGACCTCCCTCCTGGACGTAGGTCAAAAAAGACCAAGGCAACACAAAGAAGGAAAGGtgctacaaataaaaaaagagaggaagtTGTGGAGAGTTACACGAACACCTCTCCAACTGACCAATCAGCATCGAATCCGGCGTCGACTTTAGTAAGATCCTCAGGAAACAGAGGCACAGAGAAGGAAGCAGAGAAGACAACAACACAAAAAGACATAGAAGAGCCTCAG AGTAATAGCCCCAACACATCAACGCCGGCAGTTCAAGAAGGTAGTTTTCAGTTGAGCCTTCTTAAAAGATGCAGCCCTCTGGTGAGGTGTTACGGGTGTAAGGGTGTCTTGAAACTTAGGCGTGGTGAAGACTTTTTTTATTCCCAACCCACCAGAAGACCTCGTCATAATATCAAGCACCAGACGGGCCTATTGGCAGAATGGAGAGCATAA